In Crassostrea angulata isolate pt1a10 chromosome 6, ASM2561291v2, whole genome shotgun sequence, a genomic segment contains:
- the LOC128188815 gene encoding YEATS domain-containing protein 4-like, with protein sequence MAEFGPDSGGRMKGLTIVKPVIYGNISRYFGKKRDEDGHTHQWTVYVKPYKNEDLSTYVKKINFKLHESYPNPNRVLVKPPYEVTETGWGEFEVVIKIYFNDPNERPVTIYHLLKLFQSETDIMLGKKSLVAEYYDEIVFQDPTAMMQQLLNSTRPVAIGAYKHETDFEEKKEKTLEKILSAKTKIRYEIQELNERLKQKKESIQTLKDHLEKLEDADVTDVENVT encoded by the exons ATGGCAGAATTTGGCCCAGATTCTGGAGGACGCATGAAG GGTCTGACAATTGTTAAGCCAGTGATTTATGGAAATATTTCTCGCTACTTTGGAAAGAAACGAGATGAGGATGGACACACTCATCAGTGGACGGTGTACGTCAAACCTTACAAAAACGAG GATCTTTCTACttatgtgaaaaaaatcaactttaaactTCATGAAAGTTACCCAAACCCAAATAGAG tgcTTGTCAAACCTCCCTATGAAGTTACAGAGACTGGTTGGGGTGAATTTGAAGTGgtcatcaaaatatattttaatgatccCAATGAAAGAccg GTGACGATTTACCATTTGCTGAAACTCTTCCAAAGTGAAACTGATATTATGTTAGGAAAGAAATCTCTTGTTGCTGAGTACTATGATGAAATA GTTTTTCAAGACCCAACAGCAATGATGCAGCAATTACTAAACAGTACACGGCCTGTGGCAATAGGAGCATATAAACACGAAACAGACT TTGAAGAAAAGAAGGAGAAGACCTTGGAAAAAATACTGTCAGCAAAGACAAAAATACGATATGAAATCCAAGAACTTAATGAACGGTTAAAGCAAAAGAAAGAGAGCATTCAAACTTTAAAGGACCATCTTGAAAAATTAGAGGATGCAGATGTGACTGATGTTGAAAATGTTACTTGA
- the LOC128190394 gene encoding uncharacterized protein LOC128190394, whose amino-acid sequence MSWVNLMTFLTTSFIIVSCSVYMNDGTPEDTDALSITKTGFCSAELESYGEINLKPLTRSDGLPSFYSTLTSHGESYNYTFNPCQPFNEPINPHQDDGKRFGDGCNYVTLCKFTHEAKRYFYYPYGIQNEQSPEFSLEVDKNSQTPTVMMTYTGSRSMSTKKSRIYLKCNRSLHDPEEARFILLVDNPRVGVEAELHHVCACPGGCKGGNLPEAGSREINGEVADSKDSSGHGTKIILILGVNIGILVLAGCVGVTCYSKRANLQLYNKIPVRATASHVVTMDNTEALLDPGASSRPLPIVSPPTDPRASAYKDYEPDANKNRNKKINIPVLDNCLISNESLQLSQRLGGGIYSDTNVGEYCGMKVAVTRITLNIHDDQMSQETLNWMKEEVWGLSRQRHRYIVSMLGICVDNRLPYIVSEFVDGQSVKYYINNSTESLTWPQRVKICMQAADGMAYLHSSKPPTLHRDLRCANIFISNNDVVKVADFGLVKLIQPLRMLCDQEECCCQGIFSGCPSSLRWTAPEVIQNPRSLEKDPDSPHTIYSDVYSFGMCMWELAVCEDPFGDITEQEVMEKVRQGTRPSSVPSESSKEIMPQYGALMHTCWNANPDNRPKFTQVATRLKEILSPARTYQKSVITKKKQSSS is encoded by the exons ATGAGTTGGGTGAATCTGATGACATTTCTTACAACGAGTTTCATAATTGTCTCTTGCTCTGTCTATATGAACGATGGTACCCCCGAGGACACCGATGCCTTGTCTATAACGAAGACTGGGTTTTGCTCTGCAGAGTTGGAAAGCTATGGAGAAATTAACCTCAAACCACTGACCAGAAGCGACGGACTTCCAAG TTTTTATTCTACTCTAACTTCCCATGGAGAGTCGTACAATTATACGTTTAATCCCTGTCAGCCATTTAACGAGCCGATAAATCCTCATCAGGATGACGGGAAGCGATTTGGGGATGGATGTAACTATGTCACG ttatGTAAATTTACACATGAAGCTAAGCGGTACTTCTACTACCCCTATGGTATCCAGAATGAACAAAGCCCGGAGTTTTCTCTGGAAGTGGACAAAAATTCCCAGACACCCACCGTCATGATGACGTACACTGGGTCTAG gtcaaTGTCAACAAAGAAAAGTCGTATTTACCTCAAATGTAACCGGAGCCTCCACGACCCAGAGGAGGCACGCTTCATTCTGCTTGTCGACAACCCTAGAGTTGGAGTG GAAGCTGAACTTCACCACGTATGCGCATGTCCAGGGGGATGTAAAGGTGGAAATCTACCGGAAGCTGGATCACGTG AAATAAATGGGGAAGTAGCAGATTCCAAAGACAGTAGCGGCCACGGTACAAAGATCATTTTGATTCTTGGCGTAAACATTGGGATTCTGGTGTTAGCGGGATGTGTAGGAGTCACTTGTTACAGCAAGCGAGCCAACCTCCAACTCTATAACAAAATTCCAG tgaGAGCCACAGCTAGTCACGTGGTTACTATGGACAACACTGAGGCTCTACTGGACCCTGGGGCCAGTAGCCGTCCTTTACCGATAGTTTCACCACCGACAGACCCCCGAGCCTCCGCCTATAAAGACTACGAACCCGATGCTaacaaaaatagaaacaaaaagataaatataCCTGTGCTAGATAATTGCCTCATCTCTAATGAGTCCTTACAGCTTTCTCAAAG ACTCGGCGGAGGAATATACAGTGATACTAATGTCGGTGAGTACTGCGGAATGAAAGTTGCCGTGACCAGGATCACTCTCAACATCCATGACGACCAGATGAGTCAGGAAACGTTGAACTGGATGAAGGAAGAAGTATGGGGGCTAAG cCGTCAAAGACATCGGTATATAGTGTCGATGCTGGGTATATGTGTAGACAACAGACTTCCTTACATTGTGTCCGAGTTTGTGGATGGACAGAGCGTCAAGTATTACATCAACAACAGCACGGAATCCCTCACGTGGCCACAGAGGGTCAAAATA TGCATGCAAGCAGCCGATGGCATGGCGTACTTACATTCATCGAAGCCACCCACACTACACAGAGATCTGAGATGTGCCAATATCTTTATTAGTAATAATGACGTTGTAAAG GTTGCAGATTTTGGTCTTGTAAAGCTAATACAGCCACTCAGAATGCTGTGTGATCAAGAAGAGTGTTGTT GTCAAGGTATATTCAGTGGCTGTCCATCTTCCCTGCGTTGGACCGCCCCTGAGGTCATACAGAATCCGCGGAGTCTGGAGAAAGACCCCGACTCCCCCCACACGATATATTCCGACGTGTACTCTTTCGGGATGTGTATGTGGGAGCTGGCTGTGTGCGAGGACCCATTCGGTGACATCACAGAACAAGag GTGATGGAAAAAGTAAGACAGGGGACGCGCCCGAGCTCTGTCCCCAGTGAGTCCTCCAAGGAGATCATGCCGCAGTACGGAGCCTTAATGCACACCTGTTGGAATGCCAACCCAGACAATCGACCTAAATTCACACAG GTGGCCACGAGATTGAAAGAAATCCTGTCTCCTGCCAGAACTTACCAAAAGAGTGTTATCACGAAGAAAAAACAATCCTCAAGTTGA
- the LOC128187263 gene encoding platelet glycoprotein Ib alpha chain-like — translation MNFGLVILLATFTVSHAFFFDSLFGTSAPKPTVKTTKGATSAQGTKAVVLDYFAHKLCPKHLQRNRYLMYYSYVKRCYTFVITDRADWFTAKADCASNGGNLMNIHQSLENFYLGMRDQIALGHADAYIWVGLSDTVTPGNFSWINGPLKTYKHWHTGQPKMGTLGDNCVAYSHDTQDWSTFPCNTTKLGWVCEFELNATIPETTSNSVSSTTQSISTEPTTESSTPEPTTLEPTTQELTTPDPTTPEPTTPEPTTPEPTTPEPTTPEPTTPEPTTPEPTTPEPTPEPTTPAPTPEPTEPEPIPEITTKHHMASKHTPKHTTTEKTTEAKTTTMPTTTTTEEETGIIIIGKRS, via the exons ATGAACTTTGGACTGGTCATTTTGTTGGCGACATTTACTGTTTCACATGCCTTTTTCTTTGACA GTCTTTTTGGCACTTCGGCGCCAAAACCAACCGTGAAAACAACTAAAGGTGCCACCTCTGCTCAAGGGACCAAAGCAGTGGTGCTGGACTATTTTGCCCATAAGCTATGTCCAAAACACCTTCAACGGAACAGGTACCTGATGTACTATAGTTACGTCAAAAGATGCTATACCTTCGTCATCACCGACCGAGCTGACTGGTTCACAGCCAAAGCAGACTGTGCCAGCAATGGCGGCAACCTGATGAACATCCACCAATCGCTGGAGAACTTCTACCTGGGTATGAGAGACCAGATAGCCCTGGGTCATGCAGATGCGTACATCTGGGTCGGGCTCTCTGACACCGTTACTCCGGGCAACTTCTCTTGGATTAATG GACCACTGAAGACTTACAAACACTGGCACACTGGACAGCCCAAGATGGGGACCCTGGGAGATAACTGTGTGGCCTACAGTCACGACACGCAGGACTGGAGCACCTTCCCATGTAACACTACCAAGCTGGGATGGGTGTGTGAGTTCG AACTAAATGCTACTATTCCTGAAACTACCTCCAACTCTGTGTCATCTACAACACAAAGTATATCCACTGAACCAACAACTGAAAGTTCAACACCTGAACCTACAACCCTAGAACCTACAACTCAAGAACTTACAACTCCTGACCCTACAACCCCAGAACCTACAACTCCTGAGCCTACAACTCCAGAACCTACAACTCCTGAACCTACTACACCAGAACCTACAACTCCTGAACCTACAACTCCAGAACCTACAACACCGGAACCCACTCCAGAACCTACAACACCGGCACCCACTCCAGAACCTACAGAACCGGAACCAATTCCAGAAATCACTACAAAACATCACATGGCATCCAAACATACACCAAAACATACAACAACTGAAAAGACAACGGAAGCCAAAACAACTACAATgccaacaacaacaactactGAGGAAGAAACGGGGATTATTATAATTGGAAAACGGTcttaa